The Saccharopolyspora gloriosae genome has a segment encoding these proteins:
- a CDS encoding metal-dependent hydrolase, with protein MATGPTHAMSGLAAWSAVTALADTHLIGQLSPKTWVVGATLASGAALLPDIDHPKSTVASTFGAISRGVSALFSGISGFMYRLTRTKHDSDREGTHRGFTHTVVFAILAGLVTTAIVQSSSGTALGVLMFAFAGLAVRGIMHTWSSQKDALLIAGASLVLTLACWAWAGDQPTEAAAFGVAVMLGCVAHFIGDAITEQGCPMLWPVPLDGKTWYPVAPPKAMRMRTGGKVEMVLVGPAMTIIAVVLGAVVLYRVGAAPWVASLNLPPEVMSWLPPRQ; from the coding sequence GTGGCGACAGGACCGACACACGCCATGAGCGGGCTGGCGGCCTGGTCCGCGGTGACCGCGCTCGCCGACACGCACCTCATCGGGCAGCTGTCGCCGAAGACGTGGGTGGTGGGCGCCACGCTCGCCTCCGGCGCCGCGCTGTTACCGGACATCGACCACCCGAAGTCGACCGTGGCCAGCACCTTCGGCGCGATATCCCGAGGAGTCTCGGCGCTGTTCAGCGGCATCAGCGGGTTCATGTACCGGCTCACCCGCACCAAGCACGACAGCGACCGGGAAGGCACCCACCGCGGGTTCACCCACACCGTGGTCTTCGCGATCCTCGCCGGGCTCGTCACCACCGCCATCGTGCAGAGCAGCAGCGGCACCGCGCTCGGCGTGCTGATGTTCGCGTTCGCCGGGCTCGCCGTGCGCGGCATCATGCACACCTGGAGTTCGCAGAAGGACGCGCTGCTCATCGCCGGTGCCTCGCTGGTGCTCACCCTCGCTTGCTGGGCGTGGGCCGGGGACCAGCCGACGGAGGCCGCGGCGTTCGGCGTGGCGGTGATGCTCGGCTGCGTCGCGCACTTCATCGGCGACGCCATCACCGAACAGGGCTGCCCGATGCTGTGGCCGGTCCCGCTGGACGGCAAGACGTGGTACCCGGTGGCGCCGCCGAAGGCGATGCGGATGCGCACCGGCGGCAAGGTGGAAATGGTGCTGGTCGGACCGGCGATGACGATCATCGCCGTGGTGCTGGGCGCGGTGGTGCTCTACCGCGTCGGCGCGGCTCCGTGGGTCGCGTCGCTGAACCTGCCGCCCGAGGTGATGAGCTGGCTTCCGCCGCGCCAGTGA
- a CDS encoding NADP-dependent isocitrate dehydrogenase, translating into MSKIKVQGTVAELDGDEMTRIIWSFIKDKLIHPYLDINLDYYDLGVEHRDATDDQVTVDAAKAIAQHGVGVKCATITPDEARVEEFGLKKMWRSPNGTIRNILGGVIFREPIVISNIPRYVPTWTKPIIIGRHAHGDQYKATDFKVPGPGTVTITYTPADGSEPIQQEVAQFPTDGGVAMAMYNYKRSIEEFARASFRYGLEREYPVYMSTKNTILKAYDGVFKDVFEEIFENEFKADYDAKGLTYEHRLIDDMVATAMKWEGGYVWACKNYDGDVQSDTVAQGFGSLGLMTSVLMTEDGKVEAEAAHGTVTRHYRQHQQGKPTSTNPIASIFAWTRGLEQRGRLDSTPEVSGFAQALEKVVIETVESGKMTKDLALLVGGDQGYQTTEEFLASLDENLQKKMADR; encoded by the coding sequence ATGAGCAAGATCAAGGTCCAGGGAACGGTCGCCGAGCTCGACGGCGACGAGATGACCCGGATCATCTGGTCCTTCATCAAGGACAAGCTGATCCACCCCTATTTGGACATCAACCTCGATTACTACGACCTGGGTGTCGAGCACCGCGACGCCACCGACGACCAGGTGACGGTGGACGCCGCGAAGGCCATCGCCCAGCACGGTGTCGGCGTCAAGTGCGCCACGATCACCCCTGATGAGGCCCGAGTAGAAGAGTTCGGCCTGAAGAAGATGTGGCGGAGCCCGAACGGGACCATCCGCAACATCCTCGGTGGCGTCATCTTCCGCGAGCCCATCGTGATCTCGAACATCCCGCGGTACGTGCCCACGTGGACCAAGCCGATCATCATCGGCCGTCACGCGCACGGCGACCAGTACAAGGCCACGGACTTCAAGGTCCCCGGCCCGGGCACGGTCACCATCACCTACACGCCCGCGGACGGCTCCGAGCCGATCCAGCAGGAGGTCGCGCAGTTCCCGACCGACGGCGGCGTGGCGATGGCCATGTACAACTACAAGCGCTCCATCGAGGAGTTCGCCCGCGCGTCGTTCCGCTACGGGCTGGAGCGCGAGTACCCGGTGTACATGTCCACCAAGAACACGATCCTCAAGGCCTACGACGGCGTCTTCAAGGACGTCTTCGAGGAGATCTTCGAGAACGAGTTCAAGGCGGACTACGACGCCAAGGGCCTGACCTACGAGCACCGCCTCATCGACGACATGGTCGCCACGGCCATGAAGTGGGAGGGCGGTTACGTCTGGGCGTGCAAGAACTACGACGGTGACGTGCAGTCCGACACGGTCGCGCAGGGCTTCGGTTCGCTGGGCCTGATGACCTCGGTGCTGATGACCGAGGACGGCAAGGTCGAGGCGGAAGCCGCGCACGGCACGGTCACCCGCCACTACCGCCAGCACCAGCAGGGCAAGCCGACGTCGACGAACCCGATCGCGTCGATCTTCGCCTGGACCCGCGGCCTGGAGCAGCGCGGCCGGCTGGACTCCACTCCGGAGGTCAGCGGTTTCGCCCAGGCCCTGGAGAAGGTCGTCATCGAGACCGTCGAGAGCGGCAAGATGACCAAGGACCTCGCGCTGCTCGTCGGCGGCGACCAGGGTTACCAGACCACCGAGGAGTTCCTGGCCTCGCTGGACGAGAACCTGCAGAAGAAGATGGCCGACCGCTGA
- a CDS encoding DUF4177 domain-containing protein → MPYQYKVVELREKWLGGKMSGDKLEGVLNDHAAEGWRLKDITGADVKGRFGPDGVEGLLVTFEREV, encoded by the coding sequence ATGCCGTACCAGTACAAGGTCGTGGAGCTCCGGGAGAAGTGGCTCGGCGGCAAGATGTCCGGCGACAAGCTCGAAGGCGTCCTCAACGACCACGCCGCCGAGGGCTGGCGACTCAAGGACATCACCGGCGCCGACGTGAAGGGCCGCTTCGGCCCCGACGGCGTCGAGGGCCTCCTGGTCACCTTCGAACGCGAGGTCTGA
- a CDS encoding site-specific integrase, translated as MAWIEQHGAGWRVRYQRPDGTIGTDSGYTNPTDARSRADDINYESKRGTFTDPRKAQTTLNELIEIWREAHEVSSNTWSKYDSYIRNHIEPRFGTTEIGSIKRITVKTWSKKLRRDLKDATVAEIISLFSTILAEAAEEDLITKNPCRRLGLKLAPSDRREIVTPTRLLPIADRCGPYRTMIIVAAYTGLRWGELAGLQWRNVHLDRSPHAAIVVDPNVGALHETAGHLELGPPKTPASARTVHLPPFLAELLREHATTQFHDHVFTGARDGLLRRSNFNRRIWRPAVAGQASRGWRPLQPGLDFHGLRHTQKSWLSEDRIYEVLQHDRLGHEMSGVRGIYTHVTQLMIDTMITALENKWRISQMTPVAATPADDRQRDHISPQSGKP; from the coding sequence ATGGCCTGGATCGAACAACACGGCGCGGGCTGGCGCGTCCGCTACCAGCGCCCAGACGGAACCATCGGAACCGACAGCGGCTACACCAACCCCACCGATGCGCGAAGCCGCGCCGACGACATCAATTACGAATCCAAGCGTGGCACCTTCACCGACCCACGAAAAGCACAGACCACTCTCAACGAATTGATCGAAATCTGGCGCGAGGCACACGAGGTGAGCAGCAACACGTGGTCGAAGTATGACTCCTATATTCGTAACCACATCGAACCACGCTTCGGCACCACCGAAATCGGGTCAATCAAGCGCATCACGGTAAAAACGTGGTCCAAAAAGCTTCGCCGAGACCTGAAAGATGCGACCGTCGCCGAAATCATCTCGCTCTTCTCCACGATCCTCGCCGAAGCCGCCGAGGAAGACCTCATCACCAAGAACCCCTGCCGTCGCCTCGGCCTCAAGCTCGCCCCATCTGACCGCAGGGAGATCGTCACGCCGACGCGCTTGCTGCCCATCGCCGACCGCTGCGGCCCCTACCGGACGATGATCATCGTTGCCGCGTACACCGGCCTGCGCTGGGGCGAGCTAGCCGGACTGCAATGGCGCAACGTCCACCTCGACCGCTCCCCACACGCCGCCATCGTCGTAGACCCGAACGTCGGAGCACTCCACGAGACCGCAGGCCACCTCGAACTCGGACCACCCAAGACCCCCGCCAGCGCCCGCACGGTCCACCTGCCACCGTTTCTGGCCGAACTGCTCCGCGAACACGCCACCACACAGTTCCACGACCACGTCTTCACCGGCGCACGAGACGGCCTTCTCCGCCGATCGAACTTCAACCGTCGAATCTGGCGCCCAGCCGTCGCCGGTCAAGCCTCCCGGGGGTGGCGGCCCCTCCAGCCCGGGTTGGACTTCCACGGACTACGCCACACCCAGAAGAGCTGGCTCTCCGAAGACCGCATCTACGAAGTGCTCCAGCACGATCGTCTCGGTCACGAAATGAGCGGCGTTCGCGGCATCTACACCCACGTCACCCAGCTGATGATCGACACCATGATCACAGCCCTAGAAAATAAGTGGCGTATATCACAAATGACCCCGGTTGCCGCGACCCCCGCTGATGACCGGCAGCGTGACCACATTTCGCCCCAATCCGGTAAGCCATGA
- a CDS encoding helix-turn-helix domain-containing protein has product MASKNTRFDHNRLEPDSVDDTALPEIYTPTEAAEKLAVKESWLHRKAGARAIPCTLLGKHLRFSEKDLRDIVQLARISFPSRQRR; this is encoded by the coding sequence ATGGCAAGCAAGAACACCCGATTCGACCACAACAGGCTAGAACCTGATTCAGTCGACGACACAGCTTTACCTGAAATCTATACCCCTACTGAAGCCGCCGAAAAGCTAGCGGTCAAAGAGTCCTGGCTCCACCGCAAAGCGGGGGCCCGCGCGATTCCGTGCACTCTCCTCGGGAAGCATTTGCGTTTCTCCGAGAAGGATCTGCGCGACATAGTCCAGCTTGCCCGCATATCGTTCCCGAGCCGCCAGCGGAGATAA